In the Sandaracinus amylolyticus genome, AGCTCGCGCTCGGCGTTCTCGCGTACGTCGCGACGATCCTCGGACCTGCGCTGCTCCTCCTCGCGATCGGGCTCGTCGTCACCCGCCGCGCCCAGGGTCCGACGCGCGCGCCGCTCCTCGTCGCGCTCGTGCTCACACTCGTCCCCGGCCTGCTCCAGCCCCTCGACGCGCGCATCCCCGATCACCTCGCGTACCTCGCGCCGTTCACCGGGCTCGCCCTCGCGCTCACCGCCGCAGCGCTCGCCAGCGCACCGCTGCCGCGCACCGCACGCGCCGGCGCGCTCGCCGTCGTCGCGCTCTCGCCGACCACGATCCTCGACGCGCCCGCGTCCGCCTGCATCGACGCACCGATCCTCGAGACGCTCGCGTTCGAGCTCACCGACGCGCCTCCGCCGCGCGCCCTCGCGCTCGTGCAGAGCGATCTCGCGACGATGTCGTGGCGCGCCGCGCGCGCGACCGAGCTCGCCCGCCCCGACGTCGCCGTGCTCCCGCTGGGCACCATCCACGAGCCCTGGCAGTGGCGCCCGCTCGCGACGCATCCGTGCTTCACCACGCCTCCCGTCGCGCACGATCTCCCCACCTCCCTCGCGCGCGGCCGCGGGTGCACCACGGTGCTCAGCGAGAAGCGTGATCCCGCCCTCCGCGCCATCGCGCTGCTGGGCTCTTATCTCTCCGAAGACGCGCCGATCAGCCGCCCCTTCACCGAGCGTCTCGATGCGGCCCTCGCGCGCGAGCTCGCGATCTCCCCACCCGGCCTCCACGACGAGCTCGCCGCCCAAGCGCGCAACCAGCTGCTCAACCGCGCCCAGCGCCTCGTCGAGTCCGGTCGCAGCGACGCCGGCCTCCACCTCGCTGGCGCCACCCTGCCCTTCGTCGCCGCATCCCTCCGCGCCCCGCTCGAGCGCGCGCAGGGCACCCGTCCGCTCCGGCCGCCCGTTCCCGTCGCGATCGATCCCGACGCGCTCTTCGACGCCTCGCGCGAGGACGCGATCCGCGTCGCCGCCGAGCTCCTCTTCCGCACCGGCGATCCGGTCGCCGCCGAAGCGCTCCTCCTCGACCAGCTCGACCGCGGCGATCCCCGCGCGCTCCTCCAGATCGGCCACCACGCCGCCGCCGCCGGCGATCGCGCGACCGCCCAGCGGGCGCTCGACACGTTCCTCGCCACCGCGCCCGCGCTCGCCCCCGAGGCCTCCTCGCTCGAGCAGGCCCTCGCGCCGTGACTCGGCCCTCGCGTGATAACGTGCGCGCGATGCCCGCGCGGATCCTCGTGTGCGACGACGAGGCCAGCCTCCGCGAGATGCTGGGCGTCCTGCTGCGCCGCGCCGGCTACGAGGCCGAGCTCGTGTCCGACGTGACCACCGCACGCGCACGCCTCGCGACCGGCGGCCCCTACGACCTCGTCATCACCGATCTCGCGCTGCCCGACGGCACCGGCATGGACGTGCTCGCCGCCGCGCGCGAGCGCGACGACGCGCTCCAGGTCGTCGTGATCACCGCGTTCGGCAGCACCGAGAACGCGGTGCAGGCCATGCGGCTCGGCGCGTACGACTACATCCAGAAGCCGTTCCGCAACCACGAGCTCCTGGTCCTGCTCGAGAAGGCCCTCGAGAAGCGCAAGCTCGCCTCCGAGAACCGCGTCCTGCGCGCGCGCGTCGCCGAGCAGGAGAAGCCGGTCCCCGGCCTGCTCGGCAGCTCCCCCGCGATGCGCCGCGTGATGGACCTCGTCCGCCGCGTCGCGGCCGCGCGCACCAGCGTGCTCATCACGGGCGAGAGCGGCACCGGCAAGGAGATGGTCGCGCGCGCGCTGCACCAGCTCGGCGATCGCGCGAGCAACCCCTTCGTCGTCGTCAACTGCGGCGCGCTCCCCGAGGCGCTCATGGAGAGCGAGCTCTTCGGGCACGAGAAGGGCGCCTTCACCGGCGCGACCCAGCGCAACGAGGGCCTCTTCCGCGCCGCGGAGACCGGCACCCTCTTCCTCGACGAGATCGGCGAGCTCGCCCCCGCGCTCCAGGTGAAGCTCCTGCGCGTCCTCCAGGAGCGGAAGGTCCGACCGGTCGGCGGTCAGCGCGAGATCGAGACCGACGTGCGCGTCGTCGCCGCGACGAACCGCGACCTCGAGAAAGAGGTCGCCGACGGCCGGTTCCGCAGCGACCTCTTCTACCGCCTCAACGTCATCCGCCTGCAGCTCCCGCCGCTCCGCGAGCGCCCCGAGGACGTCCCCGCGCTCGCCGAGCACTTCCTCCAGAAGCACGCCTCGCTCGCCGGGAAGACGCTCCGCTTCACCCCGGCCGCGATGCGCTGGCTCGCCGCCCACGACTACCCGGGCAACGTCCGCGAGCTCGAGAACGTCGTCGAGCGCGCCGTCACGCTCGCGCTCGGCGAGGAGGTGACCCTCGACGACCTCCCCGAGGGCGGCCCCCAAGCGGGCAAGGTGACCACCCTCCCCTCGGCCGACATCGCGCCCGGCTTCGACATCGATCGCTGGCTCGGCGAGCTCGAGAAGGGCCTGCTGCTGCGCGCCCTCGAGCAGACGAAAGGCAACCAGACCGCCGCAGCGCGCCTGCTCGGCACCACCTTTCGTTCCTTTCGCTACCGACTGCGCAAGTTCGGGCTCGCCGAGGGCGACACCAGCGACGACGAGAAGTGACCAAAAACGTCAGTCCGTCCCTCGTCGAGGTGACGTAGTTCGACACTCACTCGAATCCTGCACCCCGTGATAAGCTCCCACCCCGGTGGAGCGAGCATTGCTGCAAGCCGCTCCCGGGAGGTCCCCGCCATGCCGCGAGAGAGGTCGAAGCGCCGCGCGGGCTTCACGTTGATGGAGCTGATGATCGTCGTGACGATCGTCGGTGTCCTGGCGGCGATCGCGATCCCGGCGTTCGGCGGCTATCTGCAGCGCGCGCGCACCGCCGAGGCTTATCAAATCCTCGGGGAAATCCGGCAGCGCCAGGAGTCCTACCGCGTCGAGTTCGGGCAGTACGCGAACGTCCCGACGTGGAATCCGGCGACCTACGGCAGCTCGAGCACCGCGAACGTCTGGAACAACGCCGCGACGGGCTGGGCGCAGCTCGGCGTCTCGCCCGACGGCCCGGTGCGATTCCGCTATCGAGTGCGCGCCGGCTCGCCCTCCGACGACTCCGGCGTACCCGGCGTCGGCGTGAATTCGTTCTGGTTCATCGCGCAGGCCGAGGGCGATCTCGACTCCGATGGCCAGACCGTCGGCTTCGAGACCTACAACGGGTGGAACCGCGTGTTCGTCTCGCGCGGCGTCGACAGCAGCACGCCCCTCGCGCAGGGCTGGGAATGAGGGCTCGTCGCGCGGGCTACTCGCTCGTCGAGCTGCTCGTCGTCTGTGCGATCGTCGGCATCCTCGCGGCGGTCGCGGTGCCGGCGTTCCGCAGCCAGATGATGCGGTCGCGCACCACCGAAGCGGTCGAGGTGCTCGGCGCGATCCGTCAGGCCGAGGAGTCGTATTACGGCGTGTTCAGCCGCTATTGCGGCCCGCTCGGCTGGAACCCCGCGACGTACGCCGCCGCCGATCACACGCAGCCCTTCAACGTGGCCGCGACGGGCTGGGACCAGCTCGGCGTCGATCCCGACGGCCCGGTGCGCTTCCGCTACCAGGTGAACGCAGGCGCGCCGGGCACGCGCCCGGGCGCGAACGGACAGCCGGTGAGCGGCGCGGGCGCGGGCGGGATCCCGGGCTTCAACGGCAGCGACCACTGGTACGTCAGCCACGCGCAGGCCGATCTCGATGGCGACGGCGCGACCGTGGTGCTCGAGGGCTACTCGATCAGCTCGCGCATCTACGTCTCGCAGGGAGTCGGCGGCAGCTACCTCGCGTCCGGCTGGGAGTGACACTGCACGTTTCTGGCAGCTCGGCACGAGCATTGCTGAAGATGTCGAACGTGGGTGGCGCAGGAGCCGCCTGGGGAGTGGAAGGACGAGAATGCGCAACCTCATGAAGATCGCGAACAAGCGGAAGGCCGGCTTCACCCTCATCGAGCTCATGATCGTCGTGGCGATCATCGGCATCCTGGCCGCGATCGCGATCCCGGCGTTCATCGGCTACATCCGGCGCTCGAAGACCTCGGAGGCCGGCGGCAACCTCCGGAACATGTTCCAGGGCGCGGCGAGCTATTACTCGCGCGAGCAGTGGGGCACGCGCGCGGTGCAGGTCACCGCGGGCACCGGCATCGCGTCGTCGTCGTGCATCGTCGGCAGCGCCGAGACCGCGAACGCGCCGAACGCCGGCAAGTCGGTGCTCGACTGGCAGACCGAGGACGATGAGTTCCGCGACATCGGCTTCCAGATCGCCGACCCGATCTACTACCAGTACGGCATCACCTCGGCCGTCCCCGCTGGCGGCACGACCGCGTGCGGCCGCAACGCGAGCCTGCCGCAGTACACGTTCTACGCGCAGGGCAACCTCGACGGCGATACCGCGACGAGCCTCTTCGAGCTCGCGGCGGGCTCGAACAGCGACAACAACCTGATGCGCGCCCCGGGCCTCTACATCGTCAACGAAGTGGAGTGACGAGCACGCGGCTCGCGTGATGCGAGTCGAGCTAGGATGCCCTCCCACGCAGTGCGTGGGAGGGCATTCGCGCTTCTGGAGCACGCACGCTTGAGGACCTCGATCGCGCTCGCGCTCTCGGTGATCGTCGCTGCTGCGGCGGGCTCCGCGCTGCGCGTGCGATCGATGGAGCACCACGTCGCGAGCTCGACGTACGAGGACGTCTACTACGTGCCGCCACCCGAGTGGCTGCCGGTGTTCTCGCTCGGCTGGGACGAAGCGCTCGCCGATCTGCTGTGGGCCCGCGCGCTCGTGTACTTCGGTGACGAGGTCGTCGCGCGCGGCGGGCTGCGCCACGTCTTCGACTACACCGACGCGATGCTCGCGCTCGATCCCGACTTCCGCGCGGTCTATCGATGGATCGCGACCGCGGGCCTCTATCGCCCCCAGGCGATCACCGCCGACGACGCGCGACGCACGATCGAGTACCTGCGTCGCGGCCACCAGCGTTTCCCCGACGACGGCGAGCTCGCGTGGACGCTCGGCGCGGCGCTCGCGTTCGAGCTCCCTCCGCTGCTCGACGATCCCGCCGAGCGAGACGAGGCGCGCAGCGAAGCCGCCGAGTACTTGATGCTCGCCGCGCGCCGCGGCGCGGGGCCCGCGTGGCTCGCGCTCACCAACGCATCGTTGCTCTCGCGCGTCGGCCGCGCGGAGTCGGCGGCGGATCATCTCGAGGAGATGTACGCGCTCACCGACGACGACGACGAGCGCACGCGACTCGCGCATGCGATCGCGGAGCTGCGCTCGAGCGCGTACGCCGAGGGGCTCGTCGAGGCGAACCGGCGCGAAGAAGAAGGCCGCGTGCGCGAGATGCCGTATGCGTCGCCCGCGTTCTACTTCCTGGTGGGCCCGCGCCCGGTCGTGCGATGGCAGGACGCCTATCGCGACGGGTTCGCCGCGCACGCGTTCGAAGAAGAGCGCGAAGCGCTCGAGGCGATCACCGAGGTGGAGTGATCACTCCACGCGATCGCGCGTGTAGAGGATGCCGATCGGGACGAGCTCGCCGGTGCGCGGATCGGCGGCGGCGCGTCGCTCGAACACCGAGCGCACTCCGTCGCCGTCGAGATCGCCGTTCGCGCGGAACGTGACGAGGTAGGTGCCCTCGGCGCTGCGCAGACCGCAGCCGTGCGTCGCGGGCTCGAACGCGTAGCTGAAGCGCACCGGTCGATCGGGCGCGAAGCCGAGCGCGCTCCACGTCGCGCCGTCGATCGTCGACGCATCGTTCCACGCGACCTCGACGGGCTCGACGCTCGGGGTCGCGGGCGTCGGACCGGCAGCGCCAGGCAGGCAGTGACGCGCGGTGCCGCGCTCGGTCTCGTGGTCCGCCGCGAAGTACGCGGCCGCGCGCATGTGCATGAGCGCAAGGTGCTCGGACGCCTCCGAGATCTTGCTCAGCCGCAGCTGCCGGATGTACGTCGGCACGAACGCGGCGAGCAGCGATCCGACGACGAAGACGACGGCCGCGACCTGCAAGAGCGTCGCGCCCTCACGTGCACGTCGTCGTCGGTTCGCGCTCTCGGTCCGGCCGCACATCGGGCGCGATCATGAGCGGAGCCCGCGCGCGACGCACGCGGGCTCGTCTCGCTCAGCCTCCGCCACCCACGGGCAGCGTGATGATCTGGCGCTCGGTCTCCCCGGCGCGGATCTGCACCTGCACGGTGTGTCGGATGTTGAACTCGGAGTTGACGAGCAGGAGCGTGTGACGCCCTGCGGGCAGCGAGATGCTCGTCTGCGGCGTGTTGCCGATGAGGCGGCCGTCCACGAACACCTGCGACCACGGCCGCGTGTTGACCATCAGCGTGCCGTTGCCGCCCGCCGCGGGACGCTCCTCGCTCTCCGCCGCGCCACCGCCGCCGGTGCTGGTCTCACCGCCCGCCTCGGGATCACGACGCGGCGTCGCGATGCGCACTCCACCGCCGCCACCGCTGCGCTCGATGCGCTCGAGCGTCGCCATGTGCACCGCGTTCGCCTGGCCCTGCGGGAGCACGAGGTCCGCTTCGTAGTCGCGGTGACCGCCGAGCTCCATCTCGACGCGCCATCCGGCGCCCGTCACGTCGACGTCGGTCGTCACCGGCGTGCGGCCGACGCGGCGCTCCTCGCTGCCGCGCACCAGCGTGACCTGCGCGCCCGAGGGCTCCGACGTGAGCTCGACGCTCACGGTGCGCAGCGTCAGCACCGCGGGCGGGAGCGCCATCACCTGGCCCTCGGCCAGCGTGATCTGGGTGAGCCACGGCGCGTAGCTCGTGCCGTTGTCGACGCGGATCTGATAGGTGCCCGGCTGCAGATCGTTGACCTGCACCGGCGTGCGCTGCGGCAGCTCGCGGTCGCCCACGAACACGCGCGCCCCCGACGGCACCGTGCTCAGCGTGAAGCCCGTGCCCGCGGCCGCCGGAGCCGTTCCCGGCACCGTCGTCGTCCCGCCCTGCGCACCACCGATCCCTGCGACCGCGGGGCTCGTCGGCGACGTGCTGCCCGCGACCGCGACGAGCGCGACCGGCGGGAGCTGGAGCTGCGCCGCCGACTCGACCGTCACCGTGGTCGCCCACGTCTCGAAGCCGAGCTTGCGCACCTCGACGAGGTGCTGGCCGGGCTCGACGTTCGCGATGACGAACGGGCTCGACGTCGACGACTGCACGACCTCGCCGTCGAGATAGACGACGGGATCACCGGGCGTCGTCGTGACCGTGATCGTGCCCGGCTGCGAGCGCAGGAACACGAACCACGTGCCTGCGGCGAGGACGCCGAGCACGAGCATGCCCGCGAGGCCCAGCAGCGCGCCGCTCACGCCGCCGCGACGCTCGGGCTGCTTGCGCGTGACCGCGGTGGGCTCGGGGCCGATCGTCGGTCCCTGCGCCGGCTGCGGCGGAAGGTTGTCGAAGGGCGACGGCGCGCCCATCGGCGCCGGCGTCGCAGCGGGCGCGTACGGACGCGCACCGCCGACCGCGGGGCGCGTGGGCGACGAGGGCGCCGGCGCGGTCGCGGGCGGCAGATCCTGCATCAGCGCGCCGTGGATGCCGTCGGGCTTGTCGTAGATCTGGGTCGAGAGCTCTTCCTCGTCCCAGTCCATGTCGAGGCCCGGCGCCCTGCCCTGCGCGGGCGCCTTGCTCTGCACGGGCGCCGCCATCTCCTGGCTCGTGCTCGAGCGCGGCGGCGGAGGCGGAGGCGCCGACATCTCGCCGCTCGTGCTCGAGCGCGGCGGCGGCGGAGGCGGCGGGCCACCGGAGAGGCGCGGCGGCGGAGGCGGCGGCTGCATCGCCGGCATGCCCGTCATCGTGCGCTTCTGCTGGTTGCGCGGGCCGGGCGGCGGCTGGTGCGCGCTGACGTTCGCGGCCTGCGCCTGGAGCTGCGGCGGGTGCGTGTGCTGCGGCACCTGCACCGAGGGCTGCGACGCCTCGATCGGCTCGAGGTCCGCGAACGCCTCGAGGCCCGAGCCACCGCTCGACGCCGACGACGTGCGGCCGAACGATCCATCGGCCTCCATGCGCCGGTACTCCTCTTCGCGCGCGCTCTCCTTCGCGATCTCGTCGGCGAAGGCCTTGCGCATGTACGCGCTCAGATCCTTGCGCGAGAAGAAGTTGCCGCTCGTGTACATGAACGACTGCAGGTCGTCATGCAGATCCATCGCGGTCTGGTAGCGATCGTCGACGTCCTTCGCGAGCGCCTTGAGGACGATCTGCTCGAGCTCTTCGGGGATCCGCCGGTTGTAGGTCGACGGCGGCATGATCTCGACGTTGCGGACCTTCTCGAGCGTCGAGAAGTCGCTCTCGCCGACGAACAAGCGCTCACCCGTGAGCAGCTCGTAGAGGACGATGCCGACCGCGAAGATGTCGCTGCGCCGATCGAGCGGCAGGCCGCGCACCTGCTCGGGCGACATGTACCCGAACTTGCCCTTGAGGATGCCGGCCTGGGTGCGGCCTGCCTTGCCCGCGGCCTTCGCGATGCCGAAGTCGATCAGCTTCGTCTCGCCGTCGTAGCTGATCAGGCAGTTCTGCGGGCTGACGTCGCGATGGACGAGGTTGAGATCGCGCCCCGCCGCGTCCTTCTTGTTGTGCGCGTAGTCGAGGCCCTCGCAGATCTTCATCGCGATGTAGCAGGACATCGGGACGGGCGTGGTCTCGCCACGCTTGCGCGCCCGGTCGAAGATCGCGCGCAGGTCCTTGCCGTGCACGAACTCCATCGCGATGAAGTAGGACTCGCCGACTTTCCCGAGATCGAAGATCTGCGCGATGTTCGCGTGCGTCAGCTGGACGCTGATCTTCGCCTCGTCGATGAACATCGTGATGAATTCCTGGTCCTCGGCGATGGAGGGCAGGATTCGCTTCACGGCGACGAGCCGCTCGAAGCCCTCGACGCCGAAGGCCTTCGCTTTGAAGACCTCGGCCATGCCCCCGACGTTGATCCGCTCGAGGAGCACGTACTTGCCGAACGGGATGGGCTTCTTCATCGCAGTCTCGATCCCCGCCTGCGGCGCCCGGAGTAGGTGACGACCTCGACGCGAGCCGCACCCCCGGGAACTCTCGGGAAAGGCGGCCCATAGTACTGGTCCTGCGCAGCGCAGATCAACGGTGGGTCCCCCGTCATCGGCTCATGAGTCCGAGAGGGACCTCACGGCCTACGACGTCGGACCACCGGGCGCGCGCTGCCTTTGGCTCCGGTTCGAGACGCGATTATTGCGGGGAGGTTTCCTCGCCCTCGACCTCGCGGCTGAAGCGCGGCGGGTGGTCGGGGAAGTAGCGGACCC is a window encoding:
- a CDS encoding protein O-mannosyl-transferase family produces the protein MIARPSTLVALAGLVVLVLCTGASPGLYDAGGIVAGATALAATHPPGQPLHAIVAHAATYLPFGPLTFRIALASAITEVLAAWFVGRIAFAIAHDSPDDEPRAELAATVATCAALLAPPLLRQATRAEVYGLAAALSLASIHALVRWWKHDPHALSRAALFAGLAAAVHPPHAFAAVLTGAALLPAMLRARRVRPRAIAHAALAFVLGATPYVLLPLRDAAGAPQWGDASTWSDFVRYATGAAYHRNLGAGSIGTAELALGVLAYVATILGPALLLLAIGLVVTRRAQGPTRAPLLVALVLTLVPGLLQPLDARIPDHLAYLAPFTGLALALTAAALASAPLPRTARAGALAVVALSPTTILDAPASACIDAPILETLAFELTDAPPPRALALVQSDLATMSWRAARATELARPDVAVLPLGTIHEPWQWRPLATHPCFTTPPVAHDLPTSLARGRGCTTVLSEKRDPALRAIALLGSYLSEDAPISRPFTERLDAALARELAISPPGLHDELAAQARNQLLNRAQRLVESGRSDAGLHLAGATLPFVAASLRAPLERAQGTRPLRPPVPVAIDPDALFDASREDAIRVAAELLFRTGDPVAAEALLLDQLDRGDPRALLQIGHHAAAAGDRATAQRALDTFLATAPALAPEASSLEQALAP
- a CDS encoding sigma-54 dependent transcriptional regulator translates to MTRPSRDNVRAMPARILVCDDEASLREMLGVLLRRAGYEAELVSDVTTARARLATGGPYDLVITDLALPDGTGMDVLAAARERDDALQVVVITAFGSTENAVQAMRLGAYDYIQKPFRNHELLVLLEKALEKRKLASENRVLRARVAEQEKPVPGLLGSSPAMRRVMDLVRRVAAARTSVLITGESGTGKEMVARALHQLGDRASNPFVVVNCGALPEALMESELFGHEKGAFTGATQRNEGLFRAAETGTLFLDEIGELAPALQVKLLRVLQERKVRPVGGQREIETDVRVVAATNRDLEKEVADGRFRSDLFYRLNVIRLQLPPLRERPEDVPALAEHFLQKHASLAGKTLRFTPAAMRWLAAHDYPGNVRELENVVERAVTLALGEEVTLDDLPEGGPQAGKVTTLPSADIAPGFDIDRWLGELEKGLLLRALEQTKGNQTAAARLLGTTFRSFRYRLRKFGLAEGDTSDDEK
- a CDS encoding type IV pilin protein: MPRERSKRRAGFTLMELMIVVTIVGVLAAIAIPAFGGYLQRARTAEAYQILGEIRQRQESYRVEFGQYANVPTWNPATYGSSSTANVWNNAATGWAQLGVSPDGPVRFRYRVRAGSPSDDSGVPGVGVNSFWFIAQAEGDLDSDGQTVGFETYNGWNRVFVSRGVDSSTPLAQGWE
- a CDS encoding type IV pilin protein translates to MRARRAGYSLVELLVVCAIVGILAAVAVPAFRSQMMRSRTTEAVEVLGAIRQAEESYYGVFSRYCGPLGWNPATYAAADHTQPFNVAATGWDQLGVDPDGPVRFRYQVNAGAPGTRPGANGQPVSGAGAGGIPGFNGSDHWYVSHAQADLDGDGATVVLEGYSISSRIYVSQGVGGSYLASGWE
- a CDS encoding prepilin-type N-terminal cleavage/methylation domain-containing protein — protein: MKIANKRKAGFTLIELMIVVAIIGILAAIAIPAFIGYIRRSKTSEAGGNLRNMFQGAASYYSREQWGTRAVQVTAGTGIASSSCIVGSAETANAPNAGKSVLDWQTEDDEFRDIGFQIADPIYYQYGITSAVPAGGTTACGRNASLPQYTFYAQGNLDGDTATSLFELAAGSNSDNNLMRAPGLYIVNEVE
- a CDS encoding serine/threonine-protein kinase produces the protein MKKPIPFGKYVLLERINVGGMAEVFKAKAFGVEGFERLVAVKRILPSIAEDQEFITMFIDEAKISVQLTHANIAQIFDLGKVGESYFIAMEFVHGKDLRAIFDRARKRGETTPVPMSCYIAMKICEGLDYAHNKKDAAGRDLNLVHRDVSPQNCLISYDGETKLIDFGIAKAAGKAGRTQAGILKGKFGYMSPEQVRGLPLDRRSDIFAVGIVLYELLTGERLFVGESDFSTLEKVRNVEIMPPSTYNRRIPEELEQIVLKALAKDVDDRYQTAMDLHDDLQSFMYTSGNFFSRKDLSAYMRKAFADEIAKESAREEEYRRMEADGSFGRTSSASSGGSGLEAFADLEPIEASQPSVQVPQHTHPPQLQAQAANVSAHQPPPGPRNQQKRTMTGMPAMQPPPPPPRLSGGPPPPPPPRSSTSGEMSAPPPPPPRSSTSQEMAAPVQSKAPAQGRAPGLDMDWDEEELSTQIYDKPDGIHGALMQDLPPATAPAPSSPTRPAVGGARPYAPAATPAPMGAPSPFDNLPPQPAQGPTIGPEPTAVTRKQPERRGGVSGALLGLAGMLVLGVLAAGTWFVFLRSQPGTITVTTTPGDPVVYLDGEVVQSSTSSPFVIANVEPGQHLVEVRKLGFETWATTVTVESAAQLQLPPVALVAVAGSTSPTSPAVAGIGGAQGGTTTVPGTAPAAAGTGFTLSTVPSGARVFVGDRELPQRTPVQVNDLQPGTYQIRVDNGTSYAPWLTQITLAEGQVMALPPAVLTLRTVSVELTSEPSGAQVTLVRGSEERRVGRTPVTTDVDVTGAGWRVEMELGGHRDYEADLVLPQGQANAVHMATLERIERSGGGGGVRIATPRRDPEAGGETSTGGGGAAESEERPAAGGNGTLMVNTRPWSQVFVDGRLIGNTPQTSISLPAGRHTLLLVNSEFNIRHTVQVQIRAGETERQIITLPVGGGG